A genome region from Brassica oleracea var. oleracea cultivar TO1000 chromosome C2, BOL, whole genome shotgun sequence includes the following:
- the LOC106327095 gene encoding protein MON2 homolog isoform X2 yields the protein MALVAALEADLRALSAEARRRYPAVKDGAEHAILKLRSSSSASDLSSNEDILRIFLMACGVRNTKLSVIGLSCLQKLISHDAVEPSSLKEILDTLKDHSEMAEENIQLKTLQTILIIFQSRLHPETEENMVLGLSICLRLLDNNRLPSVYNTAAATFRQAVAMIFDQVVSAESLPMLKYGSSSQTARTGSVTGDLSQNINSSESLEKDVISGRSTMRDTLSETGKLGLRLLEDLTASAAGGSAAWLHVTSLPRTFSLELIEFVLSNYISVFKILLPYEQVLRHQICSLLMTSLRTSSELEGEMVEPYFRRLVLRSVAHIIRLYSSSLITECEVFLNMLVKATFLDLPLWHRILVLEILRGFCVEARTLRILFQNFDMNPKNTNVVESMVKALARVVSSIQFQETSEESLAAVAGMFSSKAKGIEWILDNDASSAAVLVASEAHAITLAIEGLLGVVFTVATLTDEAVDVGELESPRYEHHPSSDYYTGKASHICISMVDSLWLTILDAFSLILSRSQGEAIVLEILKGYQAFTQACGVLHAVEPLNSFLASLCKFTIVLPTDAERRSSLVQSPMSKRSEIQVDQKDVIVLTPKNVQALRTLFNVAHRLHNVLGPSWVLVLETLAALDRAIHSPHATTQEVATAVPKLTREPSRQYADFSILSSLNSQLFESSALMHVSAVKSLLSALHMLSHQSMTETSGSVSSASSKQIGSISFSVDRMISILVNNLHRVEPLWDQVVGHFLELAEHSNQNLRNMALDALDQSICAVLGSEQFGDATLDVESKSIELKSVECAVLSSLRALYFSAQKSDVRVGSLKILLHVLERCGEKLYYSWPGILEMLRSVADALEKDVATLGFQSLRVIMSDGLPTLPEDCLHVCIDVTGAYSAQKTDLNISLTAIGLLWTLTDFVAKGLHHGSLMEKESGLNTVDTTPQQTIVEGVEDSNKPDYEARIQVVNHEKLLFLVFSLIQKLVDDERPEVRNSAVRTFFQILGSHGNKLSKSMWEDCLWNYIFPMLDGASHKAATSSKDEWQGKEIGTRGGKAVHMLIHHSRNTAQKQWDETFVLVLGGIARLFRSYFPLLESLPNFWSGWESLLAFVKNSIFNGSKEVSLAAINCLQTAVVSHCVKGNLQLRYLNSVMDVYELVFQKSSSYTGDTASKVKQEILHGLGELYVQSLKMFDDKMYMQLLGIIDLAIKQAIISSETFETEFGHVPPVLRHVLEILPSLGPPEHLSSMWLILLREFLHYLPRVDSALANEEGETQQSTIGHRASSEVSERKADSSSDKTTPTTRITSNMFAEKLIPALVELLLRAPAAEKYIMFPEVIQNLRRCMMTRRDNPDGSLWKVAAEGFNRLLVEDVKICSVGGDTDLKINKPARIRIWKEIGDVYEIFLVGYCGRALSSNSLPPAALKANETLEMALVDGLGDIVLKSTVDAPREVLERLVLTLDRCASRTCSLPIETVELMPAHCSRFSLKCLQKLFSLSSFSSETENWHTTRAEVSRISIITLMERCEFILSRLLIDENNLDNRPIPTARLEEIIFALQELDRLTIHPEAASVLPLQPYLKTILRDDNRDTRAHLLVLFPSLCEIVLSRETRVRELVQVLLRAVATELGLEKVSLSS from the exons ATGGCTTTGGTAGCGGCTTTGGAGGCGGATCTCCGCGCTCTCTCCGCGGAGGCGCGACGGAGGTATCCCGCCGTCAAAGACGGAGCGGAGCACGCAATCTTGAAG CTACGTTCTTCATCGAGTGCGAGTGATCTTTCGAGCAATGAAGACATCCTTCGGATCTTTCTGATGGCTTGTGGAGTCAGGAACACAAAACTTAGTGTTATAGGGCTTTCGTGCTTGCAGAAGCTTATATCTCATGATGCTGTTGAACCATCGTCTCTAAAGGAGATACTTGATACCTTGAAAGAT CATTCAGAAATGGCTGAAGAAAATATCCAACTAAAGACTCTGCAAACCATTCTAATAATATTTCAATCTCGCCTACATCCAGAAACCGAG GAAAATATGGTTCTCGGACTAAGTATCTGTCTCAGGCTTCTTGATAACAACCGACTTCCTAGTGTTTACAA TACTGCTGCAGCTACCTTCAGGCAAGCAGTTGCGATGATTTTTGATCAAGTGGTTTCGGCTGAGTCCCTTCCTATGCTTAAATATGGATCTAGCAGTCAAACAGCAAGGACTGGCTCAGTTACTGGAGATTTGAGTCAGAATATCAATAGTTCAGA GTCCCTGGAGAAAGATGTTATCTCTGGTCGATCGACAATGAGAGACACTTTGAGTGAAACCGGTAAACTCGGTCTGCGTTTGCTTGAGGACCTGACAGCCTCAGCTGCAGGTGGATCT GCGGCTTGGTTGCATGTCACTTCTCTTCCAAGGACCTTTTCCCTCGAACTAATTGA GTTTGTTTTGTCGAACTATATCTCAGTTTTTAAGATACTACTTCCCTACGAACAG GTTTTGCGTCACCAAATCTGCTCCCTCCTAATGACATCACTTCGGACCAGCTCAGAG CTCGAGGGAGAAATGGTTGAACCTTATTTCCGCCGGTTGGTGCTGCGGTCAGTTGCTCATATTATTCGACTGTATAGTTCGTCTCTCATTACAGAATGCGAG GTGTTCCTAAATATGCTTGTGAAAGCTACATTTTTGGATTTGCCATTGTGGCATCGCATTCTTGTTCTTGAGATTTTGAGG GGGTTCTGTGTTGAGGCAAGAACATTACGGATTCTTTTCCAGAATTTTGATAT GAACCCTAAAAATACAAATGTTGTGGAGAGCATGGTCAAAGCGCTTGCTCGAGTTGTTTCTAGCATACAG TTTCAGGAGACGAGTGAGGAAAGTCTAGCAGCTGTTGCTGGGATGTTTAGTAGCAAAGCTAAAG GAATTGAATGGATTCTTGATAATGATGCTTCCAGTGCGGCTGTTCTTGTTGCGAGCGAGGCTCATGCAATAACTTTGGCAATTGAAGGCTTACTTGGAGTTGTTTTTACAGTCGCCACTTTAACAGATGAAGCGGTAGACGTTGGGGAG CTAGAATCCCCCAGATACGAGCATCATCCTTCGTCTGATTATTATACTGGGAAAGCCTCACATATCTGTATCTCAATGGTAGATTCATTGTGGCTGACTATACTCGACGCATTTTCCCTTATTTTATCAAG GTCACAAGGTGAGGCAATCGTATTGGAGATACTGAAAGGGTATCAAGCATTTACTCAG GCATGTGGCGTCCTTCATGCTGTAGAACCCTTGAACTCTTTTCTTGCATCGCTTTGTAAATTTACCATCGTTTTGCCAACTGATGCCGAAAGGAGAAG CAGCCTCGTACAGTCTCCTATGTCCAAACGTTCTGAAATACAGGTTGATCAGAAAGATGTCATTGTCCTGACACCCAAGAATGTACAG GCATTAAGAACACTCTTCAACGTCGCTCATAGGTTGCATAACGTATTGGGGCCATCATGGGTGTTG GTTCTTGAAACTCTGGCAGCCCTAGATCGAGCTATTCATTCTCCTCATGCAACCACCCAG GAAGTCGCAACTGCAGTCCCAAAGCTCACCAGGGAGCCTTCTAGGCAGTATGCTGATTTTAGCATTCTCTCTTCTTTAAATTCTCAA CTGTTTGAAAGCTCGGCTCTGATGCATGTGTCTGCTGTTAAATCACTTCTTTCTGCACTCCATATGTTGTCCCATCAATCCATGACAGAAACTTCGGGGAGTGTTTCATCAGCTTCAAGTAAACAAATTGGGAGCATCAGTTTTTCGGTGGACAGGATGATATCTATTCTCGTAAATAATCTCCACA GGGTGGAACCACTATGGGACCAAGTTGTTGGCCACTTTCTTGAG CTCGCTGAGCATTCAAATCAGAACTTGAGAAATATGGCGCTTGATGCCCTGGATCAATCCATATGTGCTGTCTTAGGTTCAGAGCAATTTGGAGATGCAACTCTGGAT GTAGAATCAAAGTCAATTGAGTTGAAGTCAGTTGAGTGTGCTGTACTATCTTCTCTCAGGGCTCTTTACTTTTCTGCTCAAAAATCCGATGTTCGAGTTGGTTCATTAAAAATCCTCCTTCATGTACTGGAG AGATGTGGGGAAAAGTTGTACTATAGCTGGCCTGGCATTCTTGAAATGTTGAG GTCTGTTGCCGACGCATTAGAGAAGGATGTGGCGACCCTCGGGTTTCAG AGTCTCCGGGTTATTATGAGCGATGGACTTCCTACTCTTCCGGAAGACTGTCTCCATGT GTGCATAGACGTTACTGGAGCTTACAGTGCACAGAAGACTGATTTGAATATAAGTTTAACAGCCATTGGCCTGTTGTGGACTTTAACTGATTTCGTAGCAAAGGGGCTCCATCATGGGTCTCTAATGGAGAAAGAATCGG GACTCAATACTGTTGATACCACTCCACAGCAAACAATTGTTGAGGGTGTGGAAGATTCCAACAAGCCAGATTATGAAGCTCGAATACAAGTAGTCAATCATGAGAAATTGTTATTTTTAGTCTTTTCGTTAATTCAGAAACTAGTGGATGACGAGCGACCGGAG GTGAGGAATTCAGCTGTCAGGACGTTTTTTCAGATTCTGGGAAGTCATGGGAATAAACTTTCAAAAAGCATGTGGGAGGATTGTCTGTGGAACTATATCTTCCCGATGCTGGATGGCGCTTCTCACAAG GCTGCAACATCATCAAAGGACGAATGGCAAGGAAAAGAAATAGGCACTCGGGGAGGGAAGGCAGTGCACATGCTTATACATCACAG TCGCAATACAGCACAGAAGCAGTGGGATGAAACATTTGTGCTTGTCCTTGGAGGAATAGCCCGCCTCTTCCGTTCCTATTTTCCTCTTCTTGAAAGCTTACCCAACTTCTGGTCAG GATGGGAGTCTTTGTTGGCTTTTGTTAAGAATAGCATTTTCAATGGGAGTAAAGAAGTATCACTTGCAGCGATAAATTGTCTGCAGACAGCTGTTGTATCTCACTGTGTCAAG GGAAACTTGCAACTCCGATATCTTAATTCGGTCATGGATGTGTATGAGCTTGTTTTCCAGAAGTCATCAAGTTACACAGGTGACACAGCATCCAAGGTGAAACAAGAGATTCTGCATGGTTTAG GTGAATTATATGTGCAATCACTGAAGATGTTTGATGATAAAATGTACATGCAATTGCTGGGAATTATAGATTTGGCTATAAAGCAGGCTATTATAAGTAGTGAAACTTTTGAAACTGAATTT GGCCATGTTCCCCCTGTACTACGTCATGTTTTGGAAATCTTGCCCTCTTTGGGTCCTCCCGAGCATCTTTCATCAATGTGGCTAATCCTACTAAGAGAATTTCTGCATTATCTTCCACGGGTTGATTCTGCGCTGGCAAATGAGGAAGGGGAGACTCAGCAGAGCACCATAGGTCACCGTGCAA GCAGTGAAGTATCGGAACGCAAAGCTGATTCTTCGTCTGACAAAACCACTCCAACCACAAGAATCACGAGTAATATGTTTGCAGAAAAGCTGATCCCTGCTCTGGTGGAGCTCCTCCTCCGGGCTCCTGCAGCTGAAAAGTATATTATGTTTCCGGAAGTCATCCAGAACCTGAGAAG GTGCATGATGACAAGACGAGACAATCCAGATGGTTCACTCTGGAAGGTAGCAGCTGAGGGCTTCAACCGTTTACTAGTTGAAGATGTGAAAATATGTTCTGTGGGTGGTGACACAGACCTGAAAATTAACAAACCTGCTCGGATACGCATTTGGAAAGAAATTGGAGATGTTTACGAGATTTTCCTTGTTGGTTATTGTGGACGTGCACTTTCTTCAAATTCTCTCCCTCCAGCAGCGCTTAAGGCCAATGAGACCCTTGAGATGGCCTTGGTAGATGGTCTCGGTGATATTGTTCTTAAGTCGACCGTTGATGCACCCAGAGAA GTCTTGGAGCGGCTTGTTTTAACCTTAGACCGCTGTGCATCACGTACATGCTCGTTGCCTATTGAAACTGTGGAGCTGATGCCTGCCCACTGTAGCAGATTCTCCTTGAAATGCTTACAAAAATTGTTTTCCTTGAGCAG TTTCAGCTCTGAAACTGAGAACTGGCACACAACAAGAGCAGAGGTGAGCAGGATCTCTATCATCACGCTAATGGAAAGATGTGAATTCATCTTGAGTAGACTTTTAATCGACGAAAATAATCTAG ACAACCGTCCAATCCCAACAGCTAGACTCGAAGAGATTATCTTTGCCCTTCAAGAACTTGACCGCCTCACCATTCACCCCGAGGCTGCTTCAGTTCTTCCATTGCAACCCTATCTGAAAACCATCTTACGCGATGATAATCGTGACACCCGTGCACACCTACTTGTCCTTTTCCCCTCACTGTGCGAGATTGTGTTATCAAG GGAAACGCGGGTGAGAGAGCTGGTACAAGTTTTATTACGAGCAGTTGCGACAGAGTTAGGCCTGGAAAAGGTTAGCCTATCCAGTTGA
- the LOC106327095 gene encoding protein MON2 homolog isoform X10, producing MALVAALEADLRALSAEARRRYPAVKDGAEHAILKLRSSSSASDLSSNEDILRIFLMACGVRNTKLSVIGLSCLQKLISHDAVEPSSLKEILDTLKDHSEMAEENIQLKTLQTILIIFQSRLHPETEENMVLGLSICLRLLDNNRLPSVYNTAAATFRQAVAMIFDQVVSAESLPMLKYGSSSQTARTGSVTGDLSQNINSSESLEKDVISGRSTMRDTLSETGKLGLRLLEDLTASAAGGSAAWLHVTSLPRTFSLELIEFVLSNYISVFKILLPYEQVLRHQICSLLMTSLRTSSELEGEMVEPYFRRLVLRSVAHIIRLYSSSLITECEVFLNMLVKATFLDLPLWHRILVLEILRGFCVEARTLRILFQNFDMNPKNTNVVESMVKALARVVSSIQFQETSEESLAAVAGMFSSKAKGIEWILDNDASSAAVLVASEAHAITLAIEGLLGVVFTVATLTDEAVDVGELESPRYEHHPSSDYYTGKASHICISMVDSLWLTILDAFSLILSRSQGEAIVLEILKGYQAFTQACGVLHAVEPLNSFLASLCKFTIVLPTDAERRSSLVQSPMSKRSEIQVDQKDVIVLTPKNVQALRTLFNVAHRLHNVLGPSWVLVLETLAALDRAIHSPHATTQEVATAVPKLTREPSRQYADFSILSSLNSQLFESSALMHVSAVKSLLSALHMLSHQSMTETSGSVSSASSKQIGSISFSVDRMISILVNNLHRVEPLWDQVVGHFLELAEHSNQNLRNMALDALDQSICAVLGSEQFGDATLDVESKSIELKSVECAVLSSLRALYFSAQKSDVRVGSLKILLHVLERCGEKLYYSWPGILEMLRSVADALEKDVATLGFQSLRVIMSDGLPTLPEDCLHVCIDVTGAYSAQKTDLNISLTAIGLLWTLTDFVAKGLHHGSLMEKESGLNTVDTTPQQTIVEGVEDSNKPDYEARIQVVNHEKLLFLVFSLIQKLVDDERPEVRNSAVRTFFQILGSHGNKLSKSMWEDCLWNYIFPMLDGASHKAATSSKDEWQGKEIGTRGGKAVHMLIHHSRNTAQKQWDETFVLVLGGIARLFRSYFPLLESLPNFWSGWESLLAFVKNSIFNGSKEVSLAAINCLQTAVVSHCVKGNLQLRYLNSVMDVYELVFQKSSSYTGDTASKVKQEILHGLGELYVQSLKMFDDKMYMQLLGIIDLAIKQAIISSETFETEFGHVPPVLRHVLEILPSLGPPEHLSSMWLILLREFLHYLPRVDSALANEEGETQQSTIGSEVSERKADSSSDKTTPTTRITSNMFAEKLIPALVELLLRAPAAEKYIMFPEVIQNLRRCMMTRRDNPDGSLWKVAAEGFNRLLVEDVKICSVGGDTDLKINKPARIRIWKEIGDVYEIFLVGYCGRALSSNSLPPAALKANETLEMALVDGLGDIVLKSTVDAPREVLERLVLTLDRCASRTCSLPIETVELMPAHCSRFSLKCLQKLFSLSSSETENWHTTRAEVSRISIITLMERCEFILSRLLIDENNLDNRPIPTARLEEIIFALQELDRLTIHPEAASVLPLQPYLKTILRDDNRDTRAHLLVLFPSLCEIVLSRETRVRELVQVLLRAVATELGLEKVSLSS from the exons ATGGCTTTGGTAGCGGCTTTGGAGGCGGATCTCCGCGCTCTCTCCGCGGAGGCGCGACGGAGGTATCCCGCCGTCAAAGACGGAGCGGAGCACGCAATCTTGAAG CTACGTTCTTCATCGAGTGCGAGTGATCTTTCGAGCAATGAAGACATCCTTCGGATCTTTCTGATGGCTTGTGGAGTCAGGAACACAAAACTTAGTGTTATAGGGCTTTCGTGCTTGCAGAAGCTTATATCTCATGATGCTGTTGAACCATCGTCTCTAAAGGAGATACTTGATACCTTGAAAGAT CATTCAGAAATGGCTGAAGAAAATATCCAACTAAAGACTCTGCAAACCATTCTAATAATATTTCAATCTCGCCTACATCCAGAAACCGAG GAAAATATGGTTCTCGGACTAAGTATCTGTCTCAGGCTTCTTGATAACAACCGACTTCCTAGTGTTTACAA TACTGCTGCAGCTACCTTCAGGCAAGCAGTTGCGATGATTTTTGATCAAGTGGTTTCGGCTGAGTCCCTTCCTATGCTTAAATATGGATCTAGCAGTCAAACAGCAAGGACTGGCTCAGTTACTGGAGATTTGAGTCAGAATATCAATAGTTCAGA GTCCCTGGAGAAAGATGTTATCTCTGGTCGATCGACAATGAGAGACACTTTGAGTGAAACCGGTAAACTCGGTCTGCGTTTGCTTGAGGACCTGACAGCCTCAGCTGCAGGTGGATCT GCGGCTTGGTTGCATGTCACTTCTCTTCCAAGGACCTTTTCCCTCGAACTAATTGA GTTTGTTTTGTCGAACTATATCTCAGTTTTTAAGATACTACTTCCCTACGAACAG GTTTTGCGTCACCAAATCTGCTCCCTCCTAATGACATCACTTCGGACCAGCTCAGAG CTCGAGGGAGAAATGGTTGAACCTTATTTCCGCCGGTTGGTGCTGCGGTCAGTTGCTCATATTATTCGACTGTATAGTTCGTCTCTCATTACAGAATGCGAG GTGTTCCTAAATATGCTTGTGAAAGCTACATTTTTGGATTTGCCATTGTGGCATCGCATTCTTGTTCTTGAGATTTTGAGG GGGTTCTGTGTTGAGGCAAGAACATTACGGATTCTTTTCCAGAATTTTGATAT GAACCCTAAAAATACAAATGTTGTGGAGAGCATGGTCAAAGCGCTTGCTCGAGTTGTTTCTAGCATACAG TTTCAGGAGACGAGTGAGGAAAGTCTAGCAGCTGTTGCTGGGATGTTTAGTAGCAAAGCTAAAG GAATTGAATGGATTCTTGATAATGATGCTTCCAGTGCGGCTGTTCTTGTTGCGAGCGAGGCTCATGCAATAACTTTGGCAATTGAAGGCTTACTTGGAGTTGTTTTTACAGTCGCCACTTTAACAGATGAAGCGGTAGACGTTGGGGAG CTAGAATCCCCCAGATACGAGCATCATCCTTCGTCTGATTATTATACTGGGAAAGCCTCACATATCTGTATCTCAATGGTAGATTCATTGTGGCTGACTATACTCGACGCATTTTCCCTTATTTTATCAAG GTCACAAGGTGAGGCAATCGTATTGGAGATACTGAAAGGGTATCAAGCATTTACTCAG GCATGTGGCGTCCTTCATGCTGTAGAACCCTTGAACTCTTTTCTTGCATCGCTTTGTAAATTTACCATCGTTTTGCCAACTGATGCCGAAAGGAGAAG CAGCCTCGTACAGTCTCCTATGTCCAAACGTTCTGAAATACAGGTTGATCAGAAAGATGTCATTGTCCTGACACCCAAGAATGTACAG GCATTAAGAACACTCTTCAACGTCGCTCATAGGTTGCATAACGTATTGGGGCCATCATGGGTGTTG GTTCTTGAAACTCTGGCAGCCCTAGATCGAGCTATTCATTCTCCTCATGCAACCACCCAG GAAGTCGCAACTGCAGTCCCAAAGCTCACCAGGGAGCCTTCTAGGCAGTATGCTGATTTTAGCATTCTCTCTTCTTTAAATTCTCAA CTGTTTGAAAGCTCGGCTCTGATGCATGTGTCTGCTGTTAAATCACTTCTTTCTGCACTCCATATGTTGTCCCATCAATCCATGACAGAAACTTCGGGGAGTGTTTCATCAGCTTCAAGTAAACAAATTGGGAGCATCAGTTTTTCGGTGGACAGGATGATATCTATTCTCGTAAATAATCTCCACA GGGTGGAACCACTATGGGACCAAGTTGTTGGCCACTTTCTTGAG CTCGCTGAGCATTCAAATCAGAACTTGAGAAATATGGCGCTTGATGCCCTGGATCAATCCATATGTGCTGTCTTAGGTTCAGAGCAATTTGGAGATGCAACTCTGGAT GTAGAATCAAAGTCAATTGAGTTGAAGTCAGTTGAGTGTGCTGTACTATCTTCTCTCAGGGCTCTTTACTTTTCTGCTCAAAAATCCGATGTTCGAGTTGGTTCATTAAAAATCCTCCTTCATGTACTGGAG AGATGTGGGGAAAAGTTGTACTATAGCTGGCCTGGCATTCTTGAAATGTTGAG GTCTGTTGCCGACGCATTAGAGAAGGATGTGGCGACCCTCGGGTTTCAG AGTCTCCGGGTTATTATGAGCGATGGACTTCCTACTCTTCCGGAAGACTGTCTCCATGT GTGCATAGACGTTACTGGAGCTTACAGTGCACAGAAGACTGATTTGAATATAAGTTTAACAGCCATTGGCCTGTTGTGGACTTTAACTGATTTCGTAGCAAAGGGGCTCCATCATGGGTCTCTAATGGAGAAAGAATCGG GACTCAATACTGTTGATACCACTCCACAGCAAACAATTGTTGAGGGTGTGGAAGATTCCAACAAGCCAGATTATGAAGCTCGAATACAAGTAGTCAATCATGAGAAATTGTTATTTTTAGTCTTTTCGTTAATTCAGAAACTAGTGGATGACGAGCGACCGGAG GTGAGGAATTCAGCTGTCAGGACGTTTTTTCAGATTCTGGGAAGTCATGGGAATAAACTTTCAAAAAGCATGTGGGAGGATTGTCTGTGGAACTATATCTTCCCGATGCTGGATGGCGCTTCTCACAAG GCTGCAACATCATCAAAGGACGAATGGCAAGGAAAAGAAATAGGCACTCGGGGAGGGAAGGCAGTGCACATGCTTATACATCACAG TCGCAATACAGCACAGAAGCAGTGGGATGAAACATTTGTGCTTGTCCTTGGAGGAATAGCCCGCCTCTTCCGTTCCTATTTTCCTCTTCTTGAAAGCTTACCCAACTTCTGGTCAG GATGGGAGTCTTTGTTGGCTTTTGTTAAGAATAGCATTTTCAATGGGAGTAAAGAAGTATCACTTGCAGCGATAAATTGTCTGCAGACAGCTGTTGTATCTCACTGTGTCAAG GGAAACTTGCAACTCCGATATCTTAATTCGGTCATGGATGTGTATGAGCTTGTTTTCCAGAAGTCATCAAGTTACACAGGTGACACAGCATCCAAGGTGAAACAAGAGATTCTGCATGGTTTAG GTGAATTATATGTGCAATCACTGAAGATGTTTGATGATAAAATGTACATGCAATTGCTGGGAATTATAGATTTGGCTATAAAGCAGGCTATTATAAGTAGTGAAACTTTTGAAACTGAATTT GGCCATGTTCCCCCTGTACTACGTCATGTTTTGGAAATCTTGCCCTCTTTGGGTCCTCCCGAGCATCTTTCATCAATGTGGCTAATCCTACTAAGAGAATTTCTGCATTATCTTCCACGGGTTGATTCTGCGCTGGCAAATGAGGAAGGGGAGACTCAGCAGAGCACCATAG GCAGTGAAGTATCGGAACGCAAAGCTGATTCTTCGTCTGACAAAACCACTCCAACCACAAGAATCACGAGTAATATGTTTGCAGAAAAGCTGATCCCTGCTCTGGTGGAGCTCCTCCTCCGGGCTCCTGCAGCTGAAAAGTATATTATGTTTCCGGAAGTCATCCAGAACCTGAGAAG GTGCATGATGACAAGACGAGACAATCCAGATGGTTCACTCTGGAAGGTAGCAGCTGAGGGCTTCAACCGTTTACTAGTTGAAGATGTGAAAATATGTTCTGTGGGTGGTGACACAGACCTGAAAATTAACAAACCTGCTCGGATACGCATTTGGAAAGAAATTGGAGATGTTTACGAGATTTTCCTTGTTGGTTATTGTGGACGTGCACTTTCTTCAAATTCTCTCCCTCCAGCAGCGCTTAAGGCCAATGAGACCCTTGAGATGGCCTTGGTAGATGGTCTCGGTGATATTGTTCTTAAGTCGACCGTTGATGCACCCAGAGAA GTCTTGGAGCGGCTTGTTTTAACCTTAGACCGCTGTGCATCACGTACATGCTCGTTGCCTATTGAAACTGTGGAGCTGATGCCTGCCCACTGTAGCAGATTCTCCTTGAAATGCTTACAAAAATTGTTTTCCTTGAGCAG CTCTGAAACTGAGAACTGGCACACAACAAGAGCAGAGGTGAGCAGGATCTCTATCATCACGCTAATGGAAAGATGTGAATTCATCTTGAGTAGACTTTTAATCGACGAAAATAATCTAG ACAACCGTCCAATCCCAACAGCTAGACTCGAAGAGATTATCTTTGCCCTTCAAGAACTTGACCGCCTCACCATTCACCCCGAGGCTGCTTCAGTTCTTCCATTGCAACCCTATCTGAAAACCATCTTACGCGATGATAATCGTGACACCCGTGCACACCTACTTGTCCTTTTCCCCTCACTGTGCGAGATTGTGTTATCAAG GGAAACGCGGGTGAGAGAGCTGGTACAAGTTTTATTACGAGCAGTTGCGACAGAGTTAGGCCTGGAAAAGGTTAGCCTATCCAGTTGA